A DNA window from Impatiens glandulifera chromosome 7, dImpGla2.1, whole genome shotgun sequence contains the following coding sequences:
- the LOC124944463 gene encoding protein NRT1/ PTR FAMILY 6.4: protein MVSTTVDDNNDDVLDYRGNLADKTRTGGWLAAGLILGSELSERICVMGISMNLVTYLVGNLHLSSAKSATVVTNFMGTLNLLGLLGGFVADAKFGRYLTVAISSSITALGAILLTLATTIPSMSPPRCDTSRRELCVEANGSQLAMLYAALYTIALGGGGIKSNVSGFGTDQFDSKDPKEEKAMIYFFNRFYFCISIGSLFAVTVLVYIQDNVGRGWGYGISAATMVVAVVVLLSGARFYRYKKPQGSPLTVIWRVIFLAWKNRRISYPSDPSFLNEYYNAKVPHTNKFRCLDKAAIFEDNTTVDTENIRNKPWIVSTVTQVEEVKMVLKLFPIWSTCILFWTIYSQMNTFSVVQATFMNRNIGSFVVPAGSFSVFLFISILSFTSLNERVLVPFARKFTHNIQGITSLQRVGIGLIFSIVSMIAAALIEKHRRETELKRGIKISAFWLVPQFFLVGAGEAFAYVGQLEFFIREAPERMKSMSTGFFMTTLSMGFFVSSLLVSLVDKVTNMRWLRSDLNKGTLDKFYWMLAVLVAMNFIVFVVFAMRHEYKVQSYVGRDVVGKEVELKNKEKIGEEILEP, encoded by the exons ATGGTGAGCACAACCGTCGATGATAACAACGACGACGTTCTGGATTATCGAGGAAATTTGGCTGACAAGACTCGAACCGGAGGATGGCTTGCTGCTGGCCTCATCTTAG gaAGTGAATTGTCTGAGAGAATATGTGTAATGGGTATATCGATGAATCTTGTTACTTACTTGGTCGGAAATTTACATCTTTCATCAGCCAAATCCGCAACTGTTGTTACCAATTTCATGGGCACTCTAAATCTTCTTGGCCTACTCGGTGGTTTTGTCGCTGATGCTAAATTCGGACGTTATTTAACCGTCGCTATTTCATCTTCTATCACCGCATTG GGCGCAATATTGTTAACATTGGCAACAACCATACCTAGCATGAGTCCACCTAGGTGCGACACCTCAAGGCGAGAGCTATGTGTCGAAGCAAATGGGTCTCAACTAGCCATGCTTTATGCAGCTCTATACACAATAGCATTGGGAGGCGGTGGGATAAAATCGAACGTGTCGGGCTTTGGAACGGACCAATTTGATTCGAAGGATCCGAAAGAGGAGAAAGCGATGATATATTTCTTCAATAGGTTTTACTTTTGCATTAGCATCGGTTCTTTGTTCGCGGTTACGGTTTTGGTTTACATACAAGATAACGTTGGAAGGGGATGGGGATATGGGATTTCAGCCGCGACGATGGTGGTGGCCGTCGTGGTTTTGTTATCGGGTGCTCGGTTTTATAGGTATAAGAAGCCTCAAGGAAGTCCATTGACAGTTATTTGGAGGGTGATTTTTTTGGCGTGGAAGAATAGAAGGATTTCTTATCCTTCTGATCCTAGTTTCTTGAATGAATACTACAATGCTAAAGTCCCACACACAAATAAATTcag GTGTCTAGACAAGGCAGCCATTTTCGAAGACAATACAACCGTCGACACCGAAAACATAAGAAACAAACCATGGATAGTGTCAACCGTAACTCAAGTGGAAGAAGTAAAGATGGTTCTAAAGCTCTTCCCAATATGGTCAACATGTATCCTCTTCTGGACAATCTACTCCCAAATGAACACCTTCTCGGTAGTTCAAGCGACGTTCATGAACCGAAATATCGGCTCATTTGTTGTCCCCGCAGGCTCTTTTTCGGTCTTCCTCTTCATTTCCATCCTCTCTTTTACGTCCTTAAACGAAAGAGTTTTAGTACCTTTTGCGAGAAAGTTCACACACAATATCCAAGGAATAACAAGTCTTCAAAGGGTGGGAATCGGTCTAATTTTCTCGATAGTATCCATGATCGCGGCCGCCTTAATCGAGAAACATAGAAGAGAAACGGAATTGAAACGTGGTATCAAGATAAGTGCTTTTTGGCTAGTTCCTCAATTCTTCCTAGTTGGTGCGGGAGAAGCGTTCGCGTATGTTGGACAACTCGAGTTCTTCATTAGAGAGGCGCCCGAGAGGATGAAATCAATGAGCACCGGTTTTTTTATGACAACGTTGTCTATGGGATTCTTCGTGAGTAGTTTGTTGGTGTCTTTGGTAGATAAGGTGACCAATATGAGATGGCTAAGAAGCGATTTGAACAAAGGAACTCTCGATAAGTTTTATTGGATGCTAGCTGTGTTAGTGGCGATGAATTTTATTGTTTTCGTCGTCTTTGCGATGAGACACGAGTACAAGGTGCAAAGTTATGTTGGTCGAGATGTTGTTGGTAAGGAAGTTGAGTTGAAGAATAAGGAGAAGATTGGAGAGGAAATACTTGAACCTTAG